A genomic region of Thermoleophilaceae bacterium contains the following coding sequences:
- a CDS encoding helix-turn-helix domain-containing protein, with protein sequence MEAAGASAVRPLRADARRNRERIMAAARVCFAADGIEAQMDDVARQARVGVGTVYRHFPDKAALLAALKAERFGALAALATDALDQEDPWESFRGFLWRAAELASEDRAHCQVMAAAPSEAGPELDELRARTADLVERGKLAGAIREDFEPDDVPVIMCALGRVMEATRETEPLGWQRHLALMLDGMRASAAASPLPE encoded by the coding sequence ATGGAAGCCGCCGGAGCCTCCGCCGTCCGCCCGCTCCGGGCCGACGCACGCCGCAACCGCGAGCGCATCATGGCTGCGGCCCGGGTGTGCTTCGCCGCAGACGGCATCGAGGCGCAGATGGACGATGTGGCCCGCCAGGCGCGAGTAGGGGTGGGCACCGTGTACCGCCACTTCCCCGACAAGGCGGCGCTGCTGGCGGCCCTGAAGGCGGAGCGGTTCGGCGCGCTCGCCGCACTCGCCACCGACGCGCTCGATCAGGAGGATCCCTGGGAGTCCTTCCGGGGCTTTCTCTGGCGCGCCGCCGAGCTCGCCTCAGAGGATCGCGCCCACTGCCAGGTGATGGCCGCCGCGCCCAGCGAGGCGGGCCCCGAGCTCGACGAGCTGCGAGCGCGCACCGCCGACCTCGTCGAGCGCGGCAAGCTGGCCGGTGCGATCCGGGAGGACTTCGAGCCCGATGACGTGCCGGTGATCATGTGCGCGCTCGGCCGCGTGATGGAGGCCACGCGCGAGACCGAGCCTCTCGGCTGGCAGCGCCACCTGGCGCTGATGCTCGACGGCATGCGCGCCTCCGCCGCCGCAAGCCCGCTGCCCGAGTAG
- a CDS encoding MFS transporter: MTEPDLAHRRRWMALGLLAVAQFVVVLDASIVNVALPSIGEDLGFSQDNLAWVVNGYVLVFGGFLLLGGRMADLLGRRRVFMGGLVLFALASLAGGFAESEGQLIAARAVQGLGAAILSPAALSIVTTIFRDGAERNKALGVWGAVAGSGGAAGVLLGGVLTDSLGWEWVLWVNVPIGIAAAALAPSLIAESREEARTRNFDVAGAVSVTAGLSLLVFALVDANEAGWGSAQTLVLLGVSVALLAAFVAIESRSSSPLVPFSIFRMRTVTGANVTALLIGASLFSMFFFISLYMQQVLGYEPLKAGLAYLPLALSIIVSAGVASVLVTRVGFKPVLITGLAFVAAGLTWFSQVSVDGGFASDVLGPSLLAAVGLGLAFVPVTIAAVSGVAEHESGLASGLINTTQQVGGALGLAVLATLANSRTDDVVAAAGGNPAELPNALTEGFQTAFLGGAGLAVVGMVAAALLIRGSDSRAHAEQAQAEGQPAPVAA, from the coding sequence ATGACTGAGCCCGACCTTGCCCACCGCCGTCGCTGGATGGCCCTCGGCCTGCTCGCTGTGGCCCAGTTCGTCGTTGTCCTGGACGCTTCCATCGTCAACGTCGCGCTGCCGTCGATCGGGGAGGACCTCGGCTTCTCGCAGGACAACCTCGCCTGGGTCGTCAACGGCTACGTGCTCGTGTTCGGCGGCTTCCTGCTGCTCGGCGGCCGCATGGCCGACCTGCTCGGGCGCCGCCGGGTGTTCATGGGCGGCTTGGTGCTGTTCGCGCTCGCGTCGCTCGCGGGCGGCTTCGCCGAGAGCGAGGGCCAGCTCATCGCCGCGCGCGCCGTGCAGGGCCTGGGCGCGGCCATCCTGTCGCCGGCCGCCCTGTCGATCGTCACGACGATCTTCCGCGACGGCGCCGAGCGCAACAAGGCGCTCGGTGTCTGGGGCGCCGTGGCGGGCAGCGGCGGCGCGGCCGGCGTGCTGCTGGGCGGCGTGCTCACCGATTCCCTCGGCTGGGAGTGGGTGCTGTGGGTCAACGTCCCGATCGGCATCGCCGCGGCGGCGCTCGCGCCATCGCTGATCGCCGAGAGCCGCGAGGAGGCCCGCACGCGCAACTTCGACGTCGCCGGCGCGGTCAGCGTCACCGCCGGGCTGTCGCTGCTCGTCTTCGCTCTCGTGGACGCCAACGAGGCCGGCTGGGGGTCGGCCCAGACGCTCGTGCTGCTCGGCGTGTCGGTGGCGCTGCTGGCGGCGTTCGTGGCCATCGAGTCCCGCTCGTCGTCACCGCTGGTGCCGTTCTCGATCTTCCGGATGCGCACGGTCACGGGCGCCAACGTCACGGCGTTGCTCATCGGGGCGTCGCTGTTCTCGATGTTCTTCTTCATCTCCCTCTACATGCAGCAGGTGCTGGGGTACGAGCCGCTGAAGGCGGGCCTGGCCTACCTGCCGCTGGCGCTCTCGATCATCGTCTCCGCCGGCGTGGCGTCCGTGCTCGTCACGCGCGTGGGCTTCAAGCCCGTGCTGATCACGGGGCTTGCCTTCGTGGCCGCCGGGCTCACGTGGTTCTCGCAGGTCTCGGTGGACGGCGGCTTCGCGTCCGACGTCCTCGGCCCGTCGCTGCTCGCGGCCGTCGGGCTCGGGTTGGCGTTCGTACCGGTCACCATCGCCGCCGTGAGCGGCGTGGCCGAGCACGAGTCGGGTCTGGCCAGCGGCCTCATCAACACCACCCAGCAGGTGGGCGGCGCCCTCGGCCTGGCGGTGCTCGCCACCCTGGCCAACTCGCGCACCGACGACGTGGTGGCCGCCGCGGGCGGGAATCCGGCCGAGCTGCCCAACGCGCTCACCGAGGGCTTCCAGACGGCGTTCCTGGGCGGCGCGGGCCTGGCGGTCGTGGGCATGGTGGCCGCGGCGTTGCTCATCCGCGGTTCCGACAGCCGTGCGCACGCCGAGCAGGCGCAGGCCGAAGGGCAGCCCGCCCCCGTCGCGGCCTG